TCGTTTAAAGATGTTATATTTGACTTGATCCGGTGTTCCGGGCTTGATGATATAGGCGGTCACCTGGGTGGAGTCGATGGTTCGCTTCAGGGTCCGGGGCAGCTCATCATATGTTTTGCCTTCCAGATCTTTTAGAAATTCCAAGCCGTTAAGGGTCAATTCCTTGTCGATGACGAATTTTTTGAGGGAGGTCAGGCGCTGAAGACCGTCCACCACCAACCATTTTTCATCGTCGGAGCCGTCGAAATAAAACGCCGGAAGGGGAAATTTGATCAGTATGGATTCAATCAGCCGGCTTTGTTTTTCCGCCTCCCACAAGTCGTCGCTGCGCTGAAAATCAGCATACAGATCAATCTCGGGGGGGGTTTGGGAGAGCCGGTCGATCAGGTTGTAAATGGTGGGCGATTTGACATCAATATCGATCTCAGCCGGATTGAAAGGGTCCTCCATAAGGGAGGACCCCATGTCTTCCTCTTCGACTGGAATTTCCCGGTACAAATCGTCGTTTATTTCATTTTCCATCGGCAAAACCCATGATTAAGAACATGACGCATATCCCGCTCGCAAGCCCATCACAAAACCGCCAAAGTCTCCCGGCATCGTTCGCAGGCCGACGGATGCTCCGCGTCGTCTCCCACGGTGGCGTCGATGACCCAGCACCGGGCGCATTTTTCGCCGGGCGCTTTTTCCACCCGGATTTTGAGCCCCGGGATGTCGTCGCTTTCGTAGGCGCCGTTGAAATCGCCGTCTTTGGAGACATCGGCCTTGGAGACGATGAAAAAGGCGCGCAGCTCGTCTTTGTATTTTTCCAGGATGCCCATGAGGTCGTCGTCTTCGGCGGCCAGGGTCACGGCCGCGTCCAGGGAATGGCCGATGGTTTTGGCGGCCCGGGCCTCCTCCAGCGCCCGGGTGGCCTCCCCCCGGACCTGCAAAAGGCGCCCCCACGTCTCCCCGAGTTCCCGGTCGCCCCAGGCCGGGTCGGGCTCGGGAAAGGCGGCCAGGTGAACGCTGGACTCTTTCTTTTCCGCGCCGGGCATATAGGGCCAGATCTCTTCGGCGGTGAAGGACAGGATGGGCGCCATGATCCGGACAACGGCGTCCAGGATCGCGGCCATGGCGGTCTGGGCGCTTCTTCGCTGATCAGAGGCCGGGGGCGAGGTGTAGAGCCGGTCCTTTAAGATATCCAGGTAAAAAGCCGAAAGGTCGATGGCGCAGTAATTGTTGAGCGAATGATAGACCGTGTGAAACTCGTAGGCGTCGTAGGCTTTCCGGGACTTTTGAATGAGACCGGACAGGCTTTTCAAGGCGAAGCGGTCGATTTCGGCCATGGAGGCGAAGGGGACGGCGTCGGTTTCGGGGTCGAAGTCGGACAGGTTGCCCAGCATGAACCGGCACGTGTTCCGGATTCTCCTGTAGGCGTCGGTGAGCTGTTTCAGGATGGAGCCCGAGATTCTCACGTCGTCCTTGTAGTCCGAGGCGGCCACCCAGAGGCGAAGGATTTCGGTTCCGTGCTGCTTGATCACCTTTTCCGGCGCCACCACATTGCCCACGGATTTGGACATCTTTTTGCCCTTTCCGTCCACCACGAACCCGTGGGTCAGGACCGATTTAAACGGCGCGCTTCCCCGGGTTCCCACGGCGGTGAGAAGGGAGCTGTGGAACCATCCCCGGTGCTGGTCGCTGCCCTCCAGGTAGAGATCGGCGGGCCAGGACAGCTCGGGCCGGGCCTCTAAAACCGCGGCGTGGCTGACCCCGGAGTCGAACCACACGTCCAGGATGTCGGTTTCCTTTAAAAAGACGCCGTGGCCGCAGTCTTCGCACACCGCGTCTTCGGGCAGGATGTCGGACGCCTCTTTCTCAAACCAGGCGTCGGCGCCGCGCTTTTTGAACAGATCATACACCGCGTCGGCGATGTCTTTGTTTAAAAAGGGTTTTTCGCATTTTTCGCAGTAAAACACCGGGATGGGGACCCCCCACGCCCGCTGGCGGGACACGCACCAGTCCGGCCGGTTTTCGATCATGCCGTAGATCCGCTCCCGGTCCCGCCGGGGGACCCATTCCACCCGGTCGATCTCCTCCAGGGCCTTTTGCCGAAGGCCCGTCTGGTCCATGGGGATGAACCACTGGGGGGTGGCGCGGAATATCACGGGTTTTTTGCACCGCCAGCAGTGGGGATAGGAGTGGCTCATCTTTTCGGTGGCCAGAAGCGCCTTTTTCTCATCCAGCATGGCGATGATGTCCGGGTTGGCCGAAAAGATGAATTTTCCGCCGAAATGATCCAGCTCATCCACAAAAACCCCCCGGTCGTCCACCGGCGAATAGATGTCCAGACCGTGTTCCAGGCCGGCCTCATAGTCTTCCCGTCCGTGTCCCGGCGCCGTGTGAACGCAGCCGGTCCCGGCCTCCAGGGTCACGTGGCCGGCGGAAAGGATCAGGGAGGAGCGGGGATAAAGGGGATGCAGGCATTCCTTTTTTTCCAACACATCGGCGTCGAACTCGGCCAGGACGGAAAAATCGGAAAAACCGAAGGTGTTCATGCAGGGCTCCACCAGGTCCCGGGCCATGATCAGCGCCTCGTTTTCGCCGGCGGAGACGGCGGCGTAGCGGAAACGGGGATGGATGGCGATTCCCAGGTTGGCGGGAATGGTCCAGGGCGTGGTGGTCCAGATGACCACAGACACGGTTTTCCCGGAAAGCCCGGGGACGGCGTCGCTGATGTCGTCTTTTAAGCGAAATTTCACATAGATGGAGGGGGAGCTTTCATCCGCGTACTCAATCTCGGCCTCGGCCAGGGCGGTCTTGCAGTCGCAGCACCATAAAATGGGCTTTTTGCTTCGGACCAGATCCCCGTTCAGGGCGAATGAGCAGCATTCCCGGGCGATGGCGGCCTCATAGGCGTAGTTCATGGTCAGGTAGGGGTTTTCCCAGTCGCCGAAAACGCCCAGGCGTTTGAATTCGTTTCGCTGAATGTCGATGAATTTCTCCGCGTACCGGCGGCAGCGGCGGCGGATGTCAAGGGTCATTTCAGCCGACGGAGCGCCGGCGGTCTTTTTTTTGCCCATCTCCTTTTCCACATTGTGCTCAATGGGAAGACCGTGGCAGTCCCAGCCCGGAACGTACACGGCGTCGTATCCCGACATCTGTCTGGACTTGGCCGTCATGTCCTTGAGCACTTTGTTTAAAGCCGTTCCGATATGGATGTGGCCGTTGGCGTAGGGAGGGCCGTCGTGGAGGATGAACGGGGTCCGGCCCTCTTTTTTCGAGACCTCCCGGATGGTCTGATACAGGCCGGAGTCTTCCCATTGTTTGATCCGCTCAGGCTCTTTTTGAGCGAGGTTGGCTTTCATGGGGAATGGGGTTTTGGGCAGGTTCAGCGTTTTTTTGTAGTTCATTGGCTCCTCGTTATGTGTTTTCATTTTGCGGGTTTGTCATTTCTGAACTCGGGACAAAGAAAAAACCGATCAAAAAAACGCCGAGGCGTTTTGGATCATTTGATCAAAATCAGATCGGGAAAGCCCGGCGCCCCTGGCCGTTTGAAGGGCCTGGTCCATGTCGATGAGGTCCCCGGGCGCGTGGGAGTCGGTGTTCAGAACCATGCGGGCGCCGGTTTCAAGGGCCATTTTCGCCACATGCCCGTTGGCCAGGCAATGGCCCTTGCGGGCCGAGATTTCCAGGCAGACGCCCCGGTCCCGGGCCAGCTCCGCCTCTTCCCGGGAGATCAGGCCCGGATGGGCCAGAATGTCGATGTCCGACTCCAGGGCCGCCCGGTTGGTTCCGGGCGCCACAGGCTCGACAAGGGTTTCCCCGTGGACGATCACCAGCCGGGCGCCCAGTTCCCGGGCCTTTTTCGCCAGGTCCGGAATCAGGGGCGGCGGAACATGGGTGATCTCGATGCCGGGGATAATGTGAATGTCCATGACCCGGCTTAAGGAATCCGCCGCCTCCACGATCCGGGGGATGATGAAATCCATGTTGGACATGTCCCCGTGGTCGGTGATGCCCAGGACCCGGATTCCTTTTCGCTCGGCCCGGCGGGCCAGCTCGGCCGGAATCAGAACGCCGTCTGAAAAAATGGAGTGGGTGTGAAGATCAATCATCATAGGTCATACCATGTATTTTCCGAAATCATCCGTGGAGAGTTTTTCCAGGTACTCGGCCCATTTTTTTCCCTGATCGCTTTTGTCCATCATTTCGGACTTCAAATCAATGGTCTTGAAATCCTCCAGCACCCGTTTCTCCACGTATATGGGCGCCTTGAAGCGCAGGGCCAGGGCGATGGAGTCGCTGGGCCGCGCGTCCACGCTGAAATTCCGCTCCAGCGTCTTGAGATGAATCCGGGCGTAATAGGTGTTGTCCACAATATCGTTGATTTCCACGCTGGTGACGGTCATGTCCAGTTTGGTCAGGACATTTTTAAACAAATCGTGGGTCATGGGCCGGTCAAAGGCCACGCTCTGCAAAGACGCCGCGATGGAGGAGGCTTCTAAAAGCCCCACCCAGACCGGAAGCGCGCGCTCCCCGTCTTCGGATTTTAAGATGACGATAGGAGAATGGGTGGATGGATCCACAACCAGTCCGGCGATATTCACTTTGATCAGCATCTCTTTCTCCTTTCAACCGGTTTGCCCGGTCCGTCTGTTTTTAAGTCGGATTAAATCAGGCCAAATCAGGATCAGGCCGCGATTCCCCGAAAGGCGCGCCCTGGGCCGTCCCCCGAAGGGAATGGGGCAGCCCCTTTTCAATCCGGACGCGAATGATCCGCCCGGGACGGATGTCGGCCCTTTCGCCGTCCCATTCGAAATTCACGACCTTGTTGGAGGACGTCCGCCCGGTCCACTGGGGACGGGGGGTTTTCTTTTTGCTGGGCCCCTCCACCAGAACTTGCCTGACCGAGCCCTCCAGCGCCCGGTTCTTTTCCAGGGTGTATGCCTCCTGGGCGTCCAGAAGGGTTTTGAGCCGGGCCTTTTTTTCCCCCTCGGACACCTTGCCCTCGAACTTCAACGCCGCCGTTTTCGGGCGGTCGGAATAAATAAAGGCGAACACGCCGTCGAAAAAGGCATGGTCCATGAGTTCGAGCGTTTTTTGAAAGTCCGCCCCGGTCTCGCCGGGAAATCCCACGATCATGTCCGTGGTCACGGCGATGTCCGGCCGGGCGGCCCTGAGTTTCTCGATTTTTTCCAGGTACAGCTCCCGGGTGTATTTACGGTTCATGCGTTTTAAAACCGCGTCGGACCCGGATTGAACCGGGAGATGAATATGGCCGCACAGACGGTCCAGGTCCCGAAAGCTTCGGATCAGATCGTCGGACAGGTCCCTGGGATGCGAGGTGGTGAACCGCAGCCGCTTGAGCCCCGGCGTGTCGTTGATTTCCGCCAGAAGCCCGGGAAAGGACAGGCTCCCGCCTTTTTTGCCGTAGCTGTTCACGTTCTGGCCCAGCAGGGTGATCTCGGCCACCCCTGAGTCCGTCAGACGACGGACTTCCGCCCGGATGTCTTCCGGGGGCCGGCTGATTTCCCTTCCCCGGACATGGGGCACGACGCAGTAGGCGCAGAAATTGTCGCACCCTCTCATGATGGTCACAAAGGCGTTCGCGCCGGTTTCCTTAAAGGCGTCCCCGGCGGGCGGCTCCGCGTCCCAATGGACGGACGGGGCGTTTTCGTCCATGGACACGTCGGCCACGGCGCGTTTTTCATCCTCCACGCGCCGGATGATCTCCGGAAGGCGGTCGATGGCGCCGGTTCCCACGACAAAATCAATGCCGTCCGGGCGACCCAGGAGGCGTTCCCCTTCCTGCTGGGCCACGCATCCGGCCACGCCGATGAGAATGTCCGGACGCTTTCGTTTCAGCCGGGCCATGCGGCCCATGAAGCTTAAGGCTTTCTGATGGGCTTTTTCCCTCACCGAGCAGGTGTTGACGATGATGAGATCGGCTTTTTTCATGTCCGGGACGGGCTCATATCCCATGGACCGGGCCATGCGCGTCATGCGCCCGGAGTCATAGACATTCATCTGGCATCCGATGGTGTGGACGCACACATATTTCCGGGCGCCCAAATCAGCGCCTTTCAAAGGATACGCTTTGAATATCCTCGACCCTGATCCGGAAATTCCCGAAGGAGGCCGCGCCCATGAACTGATCGCCCCTCTTCACGCGCAGCTCCAGCATGTCGCCGTTTTTTAAATGAATTTTCGCCGCGATCCCGTCCCCGGCGTTTAAAAAAAACGCCTCCTGAATGTTTTCAAAATCAACGGACACATCGGCCCTGCCCATTTTTCCATTGATAAACGTGACCCCGTTGAACGAAAAACGGGTCAGCTCCACCGACACATCCGACTGGTCCGTGAGCCTCGCGTCGTAATTTTCGACCGGGTCGGGCGGCAGCACGGTGGAGTCGCCGCCCATGTCCCCCATTCCGGAAAAAAGAAGCCAGGCCGCCGCCGCAAAGGCAAGGGCGCCCCACCGGCGCGTCATTCGTTTCAAATTAAAATCCGTCCCTGTCCTCAATTTCCATGTCATGTCTCATTTCCCGTAAAAATGTGTGAGCGTCATCCTCGCGCCCGGGGGCGATGTTTAACACCACATGCCCGGAGGCGGAGTCGATGGTGGTCATGCCGGCCATTCCGTCATAGGCTTCCAGTATAAATTTAAAAAAAGCGATCTCTTTTTTTTTAATCCGCAAATGTTTTTGAATGGTTCGCAATCCGCTTTCCCCAACTTGTTTATTTTAAAATATCATACTCATTTTTCAGTAAATTTCAAGTTTTTTATATTTCAGGCCGACTGCTGTCGGACGGGAATATCGCCGCCCATCTTTTTCCATAAACGGATCAACTTGCCAAATGTCGGCATATGGCCGGTTTCAATATTTCGATCCGCCAGTTCCTGAAAATAAGGTCTTTCCATGACGATTCCGGGCTTTGACTTGGAATACCGCAATCCTCTTTCGCGCAGCATGGCTTTCAAATACGCCTCATGAAAGTGAGCCCGGAATTTATAATCGGCCGGGCGCCCCATGTCTTCCGGGTCATCCCGGCTCACGTCATAAAATTTTTTATACTCTCTCAACGCTTCACCGACCGGGTTCCGTTTCATGATCCGCCGGTTTCCCAGGAACCATGTCTCCATGCAGCAGTTTTGAACCATCACATGGCAATTCGAAACATGTTCCCCCTCGGATACAATTTCTTTTATTTCCCGAATTTTTGACTCAGGGGTTTCCTCCTCACAATCCACGCAGATGAAAAAATGATCGATGTTCCCCCATCCGGCGATATCCCGCAATGATTCCCGAATTCTTTGGCGATATGACGGATACCCATATCCGGCCATTATGAAATAGTGATTTGAATGAACATCTTCTATTTTTCCCGCTTCAGTCAATTGGGGGAACACATAGCCGATCCAGGCGCGATAGACCTTCTTTTCCGTTCGCCTCCCCTCCACCAGAAAATACAGATTCACTGAATTCCGTCCTCATATTCTTTCAGGTTAAGCAGCCGCATAAAGCGGTCATGGCCGGATCGCGTGTCCAGGGCTGGGATGTCTTTGCCTTGTATCACGGCGACTTCGGAGCCCTTTCGAGTCACGATGCCCCACTGGGCGGACGGAATATTTTGTATGACATATGGATGATGGCTGGTGGCGATCAGCTGCAAATGCTGTGAACGGCGCAAAAAACGATCCGTTAATTCAGGCAGACAGTTGACGCCCAGGCTGTTTTCCAGCTCGTCTATGAGAATCACGGTTTCTGGGGGAGACAGCAATAATTCCAGCAAGTGATGAAAGGTCAGAAACATTCCGGATGATATTCTCGGTGTGACTATCCATCCATCCACGCCTGTCTCCTTGATTCCCATCACCAGCCAATCAGTATCGTTAGGAGCTTCCTCGAAAGTTCGGGGATCCAGTTCGCTCAATTTTCCGATTTTTAAATCTTCCACCGTGTCGAATATTTCCATATAGTCATTTTTAACTTTTTCAAATTCGTCGCGATACTCTTCTTGCAGTATAAATCCTTTGACCAATGGCGGAATATTCCGGGCTTCTTTAAGAGATTTCAAATTATGATAACGCTTCCGGATATCTTTAAAGTCGTAAATGTCATAAGAATAAATGGCAAGACCGCGTGCCCGACTGAAGATCATATGGCGAAGCGCTTTGTTCAGAGGCGCGATATCTTTTTCATCTCCCAGAAGTGAAATGGCGCTTTCAGCGCTCTTCAGCTTTGGGAGAGGCTCCAGGTTAAAACGGAACCCTTCGCCATCGCGCGCCACAAGATCCGCGTTGTCATCGCGGATAATGGATTCGCTCAGAAAACGAGATTTTTCATTTGAACGGTCTTCAATTTCATCATTGTCTTTATCTGAAAATCTTGAAATGGGAATTTCCGTTATTAAGGAAGTTTCAGCCTTCCATAGAAATTTTTGATTTTCAAACTGAATTTCCATTTCCCATTGACAGCCGTTGGCTTTATGAGCGCCTTTCAATCCGGCTTCCCGGACACTTTCCAGCGCGTTCAATATGCGGGTCTTCCCCGCCCCCGACTTTCCCACCAGAAGATTTAACTGGGAGAAGGACATATCTTGAAGTTTCCAGCCATGCCGTTTGTCAAAAAATCGAAATCGCTTAATTGCCATTTGACTCTCCGTTGAAAAAACGTTTTAAATGGGCGCCCTTACGGAAAACACATCCCGGCGGACTGTCCTGTTTTAAAGATATAGCGCCATATCCCTTCTTTTTTCAATAAAAAACCGTTTTGCTCAAGTTTAATTTCCCCTTGCGTCCGGCCCCGGGATCGGGTATGGAGACATGCGGGAGACGGCATGAAAAAAAACTGGCATATTCTTCAGCCCGACGACGGGTTTGTGCGAAAAATTCAAAGCGCGTTAAAATGCGGGCGGCATATGGGCATCGTTCTGGCCAACCGGAACATGGCCGAGCCTGAAAAACTGCCCGAATTCATCAACCCGGCCCTTTCCGGACTCCGGTCCCCATGGCTGCTGAAAGACATGGACAAGGCCGTCCGGCGGATCGCCCGGGCGTTGAAGCGGCGGGAAAAAATACTGATTTTCGGAGATTACGATGTGGACGGGGTGGCCGCCACGTCCATTCTGCTCGAGTTTCTAACCGCGGCCGGGGCCCGTGTGTCCCACTACATCCCCCACCGGATTCAGGAGGGGTACAGTCTGTCGACGGCGCATATCACGGACGTGGCCGCGCCTGAAAAGGTGGATCTCATCATCACTGTGGACTGCGGAATCAGCGCCCACGACGCGGTGGCGGCCGCGGCCGAAAAGGGCGTGGACGTGGTCATCACCGACCATCACCGTCTGGACGGCCTCCCGCCGCCGGCCGCGGCCGCGGTCAATCCCAAGCGGCCGGACTGCGAATCCGGCCTGGACTTCCTGGCCGGCGCGGGGGTGGCCCTGTATGTGGCGATAGGCTTAAGAAAACATCTGCGCGACATCGGCTTCTGGAAAGACACGCCCGAGCCCAACCTGCTGGGGCTGTGCGATCTGGCGGCCCTGGGAACCGCCGCCGATCAGGTCCCCATGGTGGATGAAAACCGGATATTGACCCGGGCGGGCATCGACCTCATCAACCGGGGCCCCCGGACGGGCCTGGACGCGCTGATGAAAACCTCGGGCATCGCCGGCCGGGAGATCGACTCGGAGGACATCCTTTTCAGGCTGGCGCCGCGTCTGAACGCGGCCGGGCGAATGGACCACGCCGGGCAGGCGGTGGACCTTCTCCTGTCAAAAGACCCCGGGCGGGCCCGAAAAGCGGCCCGCCGCCTTTCGGCGCTCAACGAAGACCGAAAGGCCGGGGAAAATCTCATATTCAAAGACGCCCTGGAGCGGGTCCGAAAGGACCCGTCTCTTCCCGGAAAGGGGCCCCTGGTTCTTTCCAGCCCCGACTGGCACGAGGGAATCATCGGGATCGTGGCCTCCCGGCTGGCCGAGAAATTTTCCATGCCCGCCATTTTGATCTCCACCCGAAGCGGGATCGGAAAAGGCTCCGGAAGAAGCGTCCGGGGATTCGACCTTTACCGGGCGCTGTCCCGGGCCTCCGGGGAGCTGGAGAGGTTCGGCGGACATGCCATGGCGGCGGGCTTTTCCATCCGGGAAAAAAACATTCCCCGGTTTCGCGGGAATCTTCAAAAAATATCGGCCGAATGTTCAGCGCCCGGCGGCCCCGGCCCGGGGCTTGTGATCGACTGCCGTCTGGATTTCGCCCATATCACCCACCGGCTCATGAATGAGCTGAAATCCCTTCAGCCTTTCGGTCCGGGAAACGCGGAGCCCCTTTTCATGGCCGAGAACGTGTCCGCCGTGTCCTCCAAAATCCTTTCAGGCGGCCACCGGCGCATGGCCCTGTCCCAGGACGGGGGAAGAAAAACCCTTCACGCCATCCATTTCAATTTCAACGGCAGCCCCGACATGCCGCCCCCCACGGTCTTTGAGAAAATCGCCTTCCGTCTTCGCTGGAACCGGTGGAAAAACCAGAAAATCCCCCAGGCTGTGATCGAGGATATTGCTTAAGGTAAAAAATCCCTTGATTTTTTCCAACCGGATCATTTATAAAGACCTTTCATGTCACGTTTTTTAACAAAACAATAAGGCGAGTATCCATGTCCAAAACATTCAGACCCAGCTCCAGGGAGGAAACCCTTCTGTCCAAGATTGAATCCTCCCGGGATTTTGCCCGAAGACGGGCCCTAAACGGCATTCAGGACTGCATCGAGCCCCTTTCGAACGCCATCGCCACCAAGCTGATCGAAAACGGCCTGGTGGAGACCGCGAACAAAAACGGCCTTCAGGAGCGGATCAGTCAATCCCTGGACAAGCTGAGCCGGGCCGACGATTTTGATATCGATTACCAGACCTCGCCCTTCCGGGGGCTGGCCCCCCATCCCCATGTGGTGGCGCTTTACCTGACGGCGTTTGTCATTGAAAAGCTAATCGACGACAAGGATGTGGTGGATGTTTTCGGATCGGATGAAGACATCTACGTGACCATCGAAGAACAGATCAGAAAATACCTTCCCTGAAAAACCATGAGCCCTCGCTTTCACCCCCGGCTGATCCACGGCCCTTTTGGGGACCCCGGCCTGTTTCTGCCCTTCATGTTTGAAAAACGGGCCCTGGTTTTCGATCTGGGCGACCTGTCTCCCCTTTCCTCCCGGGACATCTTAAAGATCACCCACGCCTTTGTCACCCACGCGCACATGGACCATTTCATCGGATTCGACGCGGCGCTTCGGCTGTTTCTGGGCCGGGAAAAACATCTCCATGTCTTCGGCCCCCGGGGAATGATCCGCCATGTGGAGGGAAAGCTGGCCGGTTATGAGTGGAATCTGGCGCCGAACTATGAGACGGAATTCACGCTCACGGCCGTCGAGGCCGGGGCCGGGCGCATGGCCGCCCGAACCTTCCGGGGCCGGGACCGGTTCGCCCCTTCGGGCCCTTTGGAGGAAACGCCCTTTTCAGGCGTTCTTTTAGACGAGCCGGGTTTTTTTGTTCGATGCGCCGAGCTGGACCACGGCATTCCCTGCCTGGGTTTTCTTTTGGAGGAAAAACGCCATATCCACATCAGCAAGGCGGCGCTCGACGACATGGGGCTTTGCCCCGGCCCCTGGATCGGCGCCTTCAAGGAGGCGGTCCTGACAGGCGCGGACCTCCGAGCCCCCCTTCAGGCCCGGACGACGGAAGGCCGGGGCCGGATTTTTCCCCTGGGGACTTTGATGGAAAAAATCGCCATCATGGCCCCGGGACAAAAAATCGCCTACGTCACGGACGCGGGGTTCACCCCGTCCAACCGGGAAAAAATCATTGATCTGGCCCTGGGCGCGGATCATCTGTTCATTGAGGCGACGTTTTCAGACAAAGACTCGGCCCTGGCGGAAAAAAAACGCCATCTCACGGCGCGTCAGGCCGGACGCCTGGCCGCCGGGGCCGGGGTCGGGAGATTCACCCTGTTTCATTTCTCCCCCCGGTATTATGGAATGGAAGCGGCCATTCAAAAGGAGGCGGAAGAGTCCTTTGGCTCCGCGCCCATCTCCCCATAGGCGTCCGACGTCATGGCGGCGGCGGAACAGCGCCGCCT
This sequence is a window from Candidatus Desulfarcum epimagneticum. Protein-coding genes within it:
- a CDS encoding Ribonuclease Z; this encodes MSPRFHPRLIHGPFGDPGLFLPFMFEKRALVFDLGDLSPLSSRDILKITHAFVTHAHMDHFIGFDAALRLFLGREKHLHVFGPRGMIRHVEGKLAGYEWNLAPNYETEFTLTAVEAGAGRMAARTFRGRDRFAPSGPLEETPFSGVLLDEPGFFVRCAELDHGIPCLGFLLEEKRHIHISKAALDDMGLCPGPWIGAFKEAVLTGADLRAPLQARTTEGRGRIFPLGTLMEKIAIMAPGQKIAYVTDAGFTPSNREKIIDLALGADHLFIEATFSDKDSALAEKKRHLTARQAGRLAAGAGVGRFTLFHFSPRYYGMEAAIQKEAEESFGSAPISP
- a CDS encoding Single-stranded-DNA-specific exonuclease RecJ codes for the protein MKKNWHILQPDDGFVRKIQSALKCGRHMGIVLANRNMAEPEKLPEFINPALSGLRSPWLLKDMDKAVRRIARALKRREKILIFGDYDVDGVAATSILLEFLTAAGARVSHYIPHRIQEGYSLSTAHITDVAAPEKVDLIITVDCGISAHDAVAAAAEKGVDVVITDHHRLDGLPPPAAAAVNPKRPDCESGLDFLAGAGVALYVAIGLRKHLRDIGFWKDTPEPNLLGLCDLAALGTAADQVPMVDENRILTRAGIDLINRGPRTGLDALMKTSGIAGREIDSEDILFRLAPRLNAAGRMDHAGQAVDLLLSKDPGRARKAARRLSALNEDRKAGENLIFKDALERVRKDPSLPGKGPLVLSSPDWHEGIIGIVASRLAEKFSMPAILISTRSGIGKGSGRSVRGFDLYRALSRASGELERFGGHAMAAGFSIREKNIPRFRGNLQKISAECSAPGGPGPGLVIDCRLDFAHITHRLMNELKSLQPFGPGNAEPLFMAENVSAVSSKILSGGHRRMALSQDGGRKTLHAIHFNFNGSPDMPPPTVFEKIAFRLRWNRWKNQKIPQAVIEDIA
- a CDS encoding conserved hypothetical protein (Evidence 4 : Unknown function but conserved in other organisms), which gives rise to MSKTFRPSSREETLLSKIESSRDFARRRALNGIQDCIEPLSNAIATKLIENGLVETANKNGLQERISQSLDKLSRADDFDIDYQTSPFRGLAPHPHVVALYLTAFVIEKLIDDKDVVDVFGSDEDIYVTIEEQIRKYLP